The Puniceicoccus vermicola sequence CTTTTTTTAAGATGTCGCGCTGACGACGCAGTTGCTCGTTCTCCCGGCGCAAACGCTTTAGCTCCGAGGCTTCATCAGGATCGGAGGCTCCGGAAGGCATCTCCCCCGGCTCACGCCGGTCTCGATCCCTTCCTTCTCCTCCGATCCCAGCTGCACGATTACGCCATAATCTCAGCGTGTTCGGGGAAACTCCCAGTTCTTCAGCTACGTGCTTGAGAGGGCGAGCACTACTGATCAGAAGATCAACAGCTCCCTCGCGGAACTCACGGGAATAGGCAGGTTTGGTTGGTGGCATATCGGTTATCCTTTTCATTTGCACCGAGCTGTCCAACATATCAGGGGAAGCTCAGAGTAGGGCAGTAGCTTCAGCTGCGCCCCACGTATTTCTTGAAGGGCACTGGCCGGGATGATCTCCTCTGCCCAGTCACTCTAATCGAATATCTTCGAGAGCGGAGTGTGTTTCGGAGAATGCGGAAGTGTCGGCCGGGGTTCGTAGCGTTTGGCC is a genomic window containing:
- a CDS encoding transposase, which codes for MKRITDMPPTKPAYSREFREGAVDLLISSARPLKHVAEELGVSPNTLRLWRNRAAGIGGEGRDRDRREPGEMPSGASDPDEASELKRLRRENEQLRRQRDILKK